In one window of Drosophila ananassae strain 14024-0371.13 chromosome XR, ASM1763931v2, whole genome shotgun sequence DNA:
- the LOC6501822 gene encoding zinc finger SWIM domain-containing protein 8 homolog isoform X2: MDRFSFDDSIRFEEDSLCSWSSEPESLCNNWRGWKKPSNAAGSGAGSASGGGGPGGLGGANGLGIGGAGGGPPYGSTGGSGVPGSGPNGSCTPGGVGGANGSSSAMSSVSACGRYCVSTLAELAARCVASYIPFELVEHVYPPVPEQLQLRIAFWSFPDNEEDIRLYSCLANSSADEFNRGDQLFRMRAVKDPLQIGFHLSASVVNQTPRVYFNVAVTFDRRRISSCNCTCTSSAYWCSHVVAVCLHRIHCPQEVCLRAPVSESLTRLQRDQLQKFAQYLISELPQQILPTAQRLLDELLSAQPTAINTVCGAPDPTAGASINDQTSWYLDEKTLHNNIKRILIKFCLPAPIVFSDVNYLTNSAPPAAAEWSSLLRPLRGREPEGMWNLLSIVREMYRRCDRNAVRLLEIITEECMSCDQILTWWFQTKLTLMMGSHGHSGGKHSNTHSNSTALQHACSSLCDEIVALWRLAALNPGLAPDERDMLHAQFTAWHLKILDRVVKSRMMPPSYTNKHQQNSRSETELFIGFKPAIEACYLDWEDYPIPGVTHTHDTNPIYYSPFTCFKHTDLNNPGQLNATQALMKNNKHYNYFSSSSDHGLLAGAFNQRMERPFLVSRYLLGGGDMDPMGPLPAGANGGAASMGRQFSVAVLGAGGQQMGGSGVAVGGGGGGAASGDMNPSQKQQQQKGPGGSSVGHSKGVGAGVAAPGDGNRSSASSEGFCENDDFGGDTSSSHNYCLPGQPNVPGQKSALTESDSQSSFDAVSQQSKDDPPVGGQEQAGCSTSDTSSASSASLSASTASGSSNSSTSSMLMAGQEAVGGVSGGQQAPRRLSKDESFSSSSDEFNQAASGVGRSGPGGAGAGAGVGGVGAEAGGASSPSGPAEGGSGSTAGGDLTPVPSTSAAARAALAASSGATTAPTPHAAEGLAGLGAVVDQPSTSSVAAQRAAAHQNAVASNKPHVFSNVRPTEDAWDILLARAEGLHAHGHGREACILAVRLAEQMLANPPNLLLELPPAPKRKGKKQNVNPISHQLTVVASATLSKCAFLCTVLSENSEHYHIGFRICLFALEMPRPPASTKPLEVKLANQEADILALLKRLPLGSAELQVIRERAEQLRSGTFKTRGEALLPINLATFIFDALVTFSSAGGSSNVNLGAGGSGAASSGAGKSGLVASGARLLMYKQHNDENLGFDAAVAALGLKANVSEAEHPLLCEGTRRQRGDLALTLLYHYKDEPRKIAKIMEKLLDRDIHTLLKAPLLPAYYSSNPPVRTPSNQPMRREDHEYGGGGCASSGCNPMANLCELLPTDYGSVGGNSRPHSSTSAELELSMCALSMASSQSGMVPTAGTAGGGTTTASSASTSGNSSGTAGGNGSNGGGGAGGGAGGNGGGGNGGAGGTGGGSTSSSRSKESRYKGKRAYPSIPNQPSEASAHFMFELAKNVLTKAGGNSSTSLFTQASTNQNHHGPHRALHMCAFQLGLYALGLHNCVSPNWLSRTYSSHVSWILGQAMEIGAPAISFLIDTWEAHLTPPEAAGMADRASRGWDNNMVYPAAELALSVLPHAAALNPNEIQRAILQCKEQSDLMLERACLTVETAAKGGGVYPEVLFQVARYWYELHMRNTPNNSDHEPHDDGLDHSAVSLSALIESQQQHELQQQVVQQQQQQQQQQQQQQQVVQQQQQQQQQVVQQQQQMGLGNPVGVPGGGGVGGGPPVAVPPSVGNPQAQFQLAPIGLAPYPPYSFCQGLYAHHAHNLSYPPGQMQMYISAGPPPPSQAYAGYQQAPPPQQQPPNPQQQQQVQQVQQQQQQQVQVQVQQQQQQVVQQQVPMAGQAPPGHPGQPPAGFQPQPPPPGPFQKMSSYFQALPPQAYQALQAGPPGPPMGPPGYYGPPPPPPPNGPPVGVGVGVGVGVMPMRQHHNQHQHPVYSFMQQAPPPPPQQQQQAPPSQPPVRQRQPHQFTQTQLRYLLAAYNVGMLAMETLARRVHDDRPQAKYARNPPYGEDVKWLLRISKKLGTQYLHQFCICAVNSIVSPFVLHDVAIESAHYLGRNNHQLVMQHLRSALTPLVQKCQQMYIQCIHQKLYHLTQGDYEEFASIVVAARAAFQITPEGSAQFKDWLQSIKRSKSCKKELWTQINAALQSNSK, translated from the exons ATGGATCGCTTCAGCTTCGATGACTCCATACGCTTCGAGGAGGACTCACTGTGCAGCTGGAGTTCCGAGCCGGAATCGCTGTGCAACAACTGGCGCGGCTGGAAGAAGCCCAGCAACGCTGCGGGCAGCGGGGCAGGCAGTGCCTCCGGCGGCGGCGGTCCCGGCGGCCTAGGTGGCGCCAACGGCCTGGGCATTGGCGGTGCCGGCGGTGGTCCACCCTACGGTTCAACGGGCGGCAGCGGTGTCCCCGGATCCGGACCTAATGGCTCATGCACCCCGGGCGGTGTGGGCGGCGCCAATGGCAGTTCGTCGGCAATGTCCTCGGTATCCGCCTGCGGTCGATATTGTG TTTCCACATTGGCAGAACTGGCTGCCCGATGTGTGGCCTCGTACATACCGTTCGAGCTGGTGGAGCATGTGTATCCACCGGTGCCggagcagctgcagctgcgcaTCGCCTTCTGGAGCTTCCCGGACAACGAGGAGGACATACGGCTGTACTCCTGCCTGGCCAACAGCTCGGCGGATGAGTTCAATCGCGGCGACCAGCTGTTCAGGATGCGGGCCGTCAAGGATCCATTGCAGATAG GCTTTCATCTTTCGGCCAGCGTGGTCAACCAGACGCCGAGGGTCTACTTCAACGTGGCCGTCACCTTCGATCGGCGACGCATCTCCTCCTGCAACTGCACCTGCACCTCCTCCGCCTACTGGTGCTCCCACGTGGTGGCCGTCTGTCTGCATCGCATCCATTGC CCCCAGGAAGTGTGCCTGCGGGCTCCCGTCTCAGAGTCCCTGACGCGCCTCCAACGCGACCAGTTGCAGAAGTTCGCCCAATATCTCATCAGCGAGCTGCCCCAACAGATTCTGCCCACGGCCCAGCGCCTCCTGGACGAGCTCCTTAGCGCCCAGCCGACGGCCATCAATACGGTGTGCGGTGCTCCAGATCCCACTGCTGGGGCCTCGATCAACGACCAGACCAGCTGGTATCTGGACGAGAAGACGCTGCACAACAACATCAAGCGGATCCTCATCAAGTTCTGCTTGCCGGCGCCGATAGTCTTCAG CGATGTCAACTATCTGACGAACTCGGCTCCTCCGGCGGCGGCGGAGTGGAGCTCCCTGCTGCGGCCACTGCGAGGTCGCGAACCGGAGGGCATGTGGAATCTGCTGTCGATTGTACGGGAAATGTACAGGCGGTGCGACCGGAATGCTGTCCGGCTGCTGGAGATCATAACGGAGGAGTGCATGTCCTGCGACCAGATACTGACCTGGTGGTTCCAGACCAAGCTGACCCTCATGATGGGCTCCCACGGCCACTCCGGCGGCAAGCACTCGAACACCCACTCCAACTCCACGGCCCTGCAGCACGCATGCAGTTCGCTGTGCGACGAGATCGTGGCCCTGTGGCGACTGGCCGCCCTCAATCCCGGACTGGCGCCGGACGAAAGGGACATGCTGCACGCCCAGTTCACCGCCTGGCATCTGAAGATCCTCGACCGGGTGGTCAAGAGCCGGATGATGCCGCCCTCGTACACCAACAAGCACCAGCAGAACTCTCGCTCCGAAACGGAACTCTTCATTGGATTTAAGCCGGCCATTGAGGCGTGCTATCTGGACTGGGAGGACTACCCCATACCGGGAGTGACGCACACCCACGACACCAATCCCATTTACTACTCGCCGTTCACCTGCTTCAAGCACACGGATCTCAACAATCCCGGCCAGCTGAACGCCACCCAGGCGCTCATGAAGAACAACAAGCACTACAACTACTTCAGCTCCTCCAGCGACCATGGCCTCCTTGCCGGCGCCTTCAACCAGCGCATGGAGCGACCGTTCCTGGTGTCGCGCTACCTTCTCGGTGGCGGGGACATGGACCCGATGGGCCCCCTGCCCGCCGGCGCCAACGGCGGCGCCGCTTCCATGGGCAGGCAGTTCTCGGTGGCCGTGCTCGGGGCTGGTGGTCAGCAGATGGGCGGCAGCGGTGTGGCTGTgggcggtggcggcggaggAGCCGCATCCGGAGACATGAATCCCTcccagaagcagcaacagcagaagGGGCCCGGCGGCAGCTCCGTGGGCCATTCCAAGGGAGTGGGAGCAGGGGTGGCCGCGCCCGGCGACGGCAACAGGTCGAGCGCCAGCAGCGAGGGCTTCTGCGAGAACGACGACTTCGGCGGCGacaccagcagcagccacaacTACTGCCTGCCCGGCCAGCCCAATGTGCCCGGCCAGAAGTCGGCCCTCACCGAGTCCGACTCGCAGAGCAGTTTCGACGCCGTCTCCCAGCAGAGCAAGGACGACCCGCCCGTGGGCGGCCAGGAGCAGGCCGGCTGCTCCACCTCCGACACCTCGTCGGCCTCGTCCGCCTCCCTGTCGGCCTCGACGGCATCGGGCAGCTCCAACAGCTCCACCTCCTCCATGCTGATGGCCGGCCAGGAGGCGGTAGGCGGAGTGTCGGGCGGCCAACAGGCGCCGCGTCGACTCAGCAAGGACGAATCCTTCAGCAGTAGCAGCGATGAGTTCAACCAGGCAGCCAGTGGAGTGGGCAGATCCGGGCCAGGTGGAGCAGGAGCGGGAGCAGGCGTCGGTGGAGTCGGAGCAGAAGCGGGCGGAGCAAGTTCCCCCTCAGGCCCAGCAGAGGGAGGCTCTGGCTCCACAGCTGGCGGAGATCTGACGCCCGTGCCGAGCACCTCGGCGGCAGCCAGAGCCGCTTTGGCCGCCAGTTCGGGTGCCACCACGGCACCGACGCCCCACGCCGCTGAGGGCTTGGCCGGATTGGGAGCAGTCGTGGATCAGCCCAGCACTTCGTCCGTGGCCGCCCAGAGAGCGGCGGCTCACCAGAATGCCGTGGCCTCGAACAAGCCGCACGTCTTCTCCAACGTGCGTCCCACGGAGGACGCCTGGGACATACTCCTGGCCCGCGCCGAGGGTCTGCACGCCCACGGACACGGGCGGGAGGCCTGCATCCTAGCCGTTCGCCTGGCGGAGCAGATGCTGGCCAATCCGCCCAACCTGCTGCTGGAACTGCCGCCGGCACCGAAGCGCAAGGGCAAGAAGCAGAACGTGAATCCCATCTCGCACCAGCTGACAGTGGTGGCCTCCGCCACGCTGAGCAAGTGCGCCTTCCTGTGCACGGTGCTGTCGGAGAACTCGGAGCACTATCACATCGGCTTCCGGATATGCCTGTTCGCGCTGGAGATGCCGCGTCCGCCGGCCAGCACCAAGCCGCTGGAGGTGAAGCTGGCCAACCAGGAGGCGGACATACTGGCGCTGCTCAAGCGCCTCCCGCTCGGCTCGGCGGAGCTGCAGGTGATCCGCGAGAGGGCGGAACAGTTGCGCAGCGGAACCTTCAAGACACGCGGCGAGGCCCTGCTGCCCATCAACCTGGCCACGTTCATATTCGACGCCCTGGTCACCTTCAGCTCGGCCGGCGGTTCCTCCAACGTCAACCTGGGAGCCGGTGGATCCGGAGCGGCATCTAGCGGAGCCGGCAAGTCTGGCCTGGTCGCGTCCGGAGCTCGGTTGCTGATGTACAAGCAGCACAACGACGAGAATCTCGGCTTCGATGCCGCAGTGGCTGCTCTGGGCCTGAAGGCGAACGTCTCCGAGGCGGAGCATCCGCTGCTCTGCGAGGGAACGCGGCGGCAGCGCGGCGATCTCGCCCTGACGCTGCTTTACCACTACAAGGACGAGCCGCGGAAGATAGCCAAGATCATGGAGAAGCTGCTGGACAGGGACATACACACGCTGCTGAAGGCGCCGCTCCTGCCGGCCTACTACTCCAGCAATCCGCCGGTGCGGACGCCCAGCAACCAGCCGATGCGGCGCGAGGATCACGAGTACGGCGGCGGAGGATGTGCCTCGTCCGGGTGCAACCCGATGGCCAATCTGTGCGAGCTCCTGCCCACGGACTACGGCAGCGTCGGCGGCAACAGTCGGCCGCACAGCTCCACCAGCGCCGAGCTGGAGCTGAGCATGTGCGCCCTGAGCATGGCCAGCAGCCAGTCGGGCATGGTGCCGACGGCTGGCACGGCAGGTGGCGGGACGACGACCGCCAGCTCTGCCAGCACAAGCGGCAATTCGAGTGGCACGGCCGGCGGAAACGGCAGCAACGGTGGCGGAGGAGCTGGCGGCGGCGCTGGCGGAAACGGTGGCGGCGGCAATGGTGGTGCCGGCGGAACTGGCGGCGgaagcaccagcagcagccgcagcaagGAGAGCCGCTACAAGGGCAAGCGGGCGTATCCCTCGATACCCAACCAGCCGTCGGAGGCCAGCGCCCACTTCATGTTCGAGCTGGCCAAGAATGTGCTGACCAAGGCGGGCGGCAACAGCTCCACCTCGCTCTTCACCCAGGCCAGCACCAACCAGAACCACCATGGACCCCACCGCGCCCTCCACATGTGCGCCTTCCAGCTGGGACTGTACGCCCTCGGCCTCCACAACTGCGTCAGTCCGAACTGGCTGTCCCGGACGTACTCCTCGCACGTCTCTTGGATCCTCGGCCAGGCCATGGAGATTGGAGCGCCGGCCATCAGTTTCCTGATCGACACCTGGGAGGCGCATCTGACGCCGCCGGAAGCGGCCGGCATGGCGGATCGGGCCTCGCGTGGCTGGGACAACAACATGGTGTATCCGGCGGCAGAGCTGGCGCTCTCGGTGCTGCCACATGCGGCCGCCTTAAATCCCAACGAGATCCAGCGCGCCATACTGCAGTGCAAGGAGCAGAGCGATCTGATGCTGGAGCGCGCCTGCCTCACCGTGGAAACGGCCGCCAAGGGAGGCGGCGTCTATCCGGAGGTGCTGTTCCAGGTGGCGCGCTACTGGTACGAGCTCCACATGCGCAACACCCCCAACAACAGCGACCACGAGCCCCACGACGACGGCCTGGACCACTCGGCCGTCAGTCTGAGTGCGCTGATCGagtcgcagcagcagcacgaGCTGCAGCAACAGGttgtgcagcagcagcagcaacagcagcagcagcaacaacagcagcagcaggtggtgcagcagcagcaacagcagcagcagcaggtggtgcagcaacagcagcaaatGGGTCTGGGCAATCCGGTGGGAGTGCCCGGTGGCGGGGGCGTCGGAGGAGGTCCGCCAGTGGCAGTGCCCCCCTCGGTGGGCAATCCCCAGGCCCAGTTCCAGCTGGCGCCCATCGGACTGGCCCCGTATCCGCCCTACAGCTTCTGCCAGGGCCTGTACGCCCATCATGCGCACAATCTCAGCTATCCGCCCGGCCAGATGCAGATGTACATCTCGGCGGGCCCGCCGCCACCCTCCCAGGCCTACGCCGGCTACCAGCAGGCACCCCCGCCGCAGCAACAGCCACCGAATccccagcaacagcagcaggtgCAGCAagtccagcagcagcaacagcagcaggttCAGGTCcaggtgcagcagcagcaacagcaggtTGTCCAGCAGCAGGTTCCGATGGCCGGACAGGCGCCACCGGGGCATCCGGGTCAGCCGCCCGCCGGCTTCCAGCCGCAACCGCCGCCACCAGGTCCCTTCCAG AAAATGTCATCGTATTTCCAGGCACTGCCGCCCCAGGCCTATCAGGCACTACAGGCCGGTCCTCCGGGGCCGCCGATGGGTCCGCCCGGCTACTACGgtccgccgccgccaccaccgccCAATGGTCCGCCCGTAGGCGTGGGCGTTGGAGTCGGCGTGGGAGTGATGCCCATGCGCCAGCACCAcaatcagcatcagcatcccGTCTACTCGTTCATGCAACAGGCCCCGCCCCCaccgccgcagcagcagcagcaggcgccGCCCTCCCAGCCGCCGGTGCGACAGCGACAGCCGCATCAGTTCAC GCAAACCCAGCTGCGCTATCTGCTGGCCGCCTACAACGTGGGCATGCTGGCCATGGAGACCCTGGCCCGGAGAGTGCACGACGATCGGCCGCAGGCCAAGTACGCCCGGAACCCGCCGTACGGCGAGGATGTCAAATGGCTGCTCAGGATCAGCAAGAAGCTCGGAACGCAGTACCTCCACCAGTTCTGCATCTGTGCCGTCAACTCGATCGTCAGCCCGTTCGTCCTGCACGACGTGGCCATCGAATCGGCCCACTACCTGGGCAGGAACAACCACCAGCTGGTGATGCAGCACCTGCGATCGGCCCTGACGCCGCTCGTCCAGAAGTGCCAGCAAAT GTACATCCAGTGCATCCACCAGAAGCTGTACCACCTGACGCAGGGTGACTACGAGGAGTTCGCCAGCATTGTGGTGGCCGCTCGTGCCGCCTTCCAGATCACACCCGAGGGCAGTGCCCAGTTCAAGGACTGGCTGCAGTCCATCAAGCG TTCCAAGTCGTGCAAAAAGGAACTGTGGACGCAGATCAATGCGGCGCTACAGAGCAACTCCAAATGA